TGCCCAGGATCCAGCCGGCGGCCACGCCGCTGATCACAAATGGCACACCCAGTCCCAGGCTGTAAGCCAGGAGCAGCCAAATGCCCGTGCCCACGGTGGCCGCGCTGCTGGCGTAGAGCAGGATGCCGGCCAGGATGGGGCCGATGCACGGCACCCAGCCGAAGGCGAAGGCCATGCCCAACAGCAGGGGCGCGCTCGGCCCCCATGCCTGCAGGTTGGGCTGAAAGCGCCATTCCCGGGCCAGGCCGGGCAGGCGCAGCACATCTGCCAGGATCAGGCCCATGGCCACCATAACGGCACCGGTCAGCCGGTTGAGGGGCTGACGGTAGGCTTCCAGCAGCCCGCCAAACAGGGCCGCGCCGGCCCCAAGGGTGACAAAGACCAGGGTAAAGCCCAGCACGAAGACCAGGCTGGTGACTGCGGTCTGCATCAGGGCTTGAGGTCGCTCCACCGTCGGCGATGGTGTGCGCCCGCCGGTGGAGACGCCGGAGATGAAGGAGAGGTAGCCCGGCACCAGCGGGGCCACGCAAGGGGAAAAGAAGCTGAGCACGCCAGCGCCGAAGGCCAATAGCAGGCCGATCTGGGGCAGCCCTTCCATCACTCACCCGCTCCTCCGGCCGCCAGGGCTGCTTCGATGCTTTGCTCCAGGGTCGTTCGGTTGATGGCTCCGATGACCCGGCGGCTGAGCAGGCCATCCGGGGTGACAAAGTAAGTTTCGGGTACACCTGTGAGGCCGTACTCCACCGCAATGCGGCCCCGTTCGTCGATCAGGTTGGGAAAGGTGATGTCGAATTCGGCCAGGTAGGCCCGGGCGTCCTGCTCGCTATCCCAGATGTTGACGCCCAGGAAGACCACGCCCCGATTTTGGTAGCGACGCCAGGTCTGTTCCAGGATGGGCGCTTCCTCCCGGCAGGGCAGACACCAGCTGGCCCAGAAGTTGACCACCACGACTTCGCCCCGAAGATCGCTGAGTTGAATCTGACTCTGCCCTCGGAAGGGTGTATAGAGGGGACCGCCGAAGTCGGCGGCCACCTTCTGAAGGGTTTCCACCTGCAGCGGGCCCTCGTTGGTGCCGAAGGGGCTGACGCCCCCGGCCTGCCGGAAGAGTCCCCACCCCAACAGGGCCAGCAAGGCAAACAGGGCCAGGAAGACCGGCGCCCAGGTCAGGGCGCGGCGTGCCGCCGGCGGGGCTCCTGTCCCGTCATGGCGTGGGCCGGACAGAGGTTGGCTATCGTGTAACTTTTGGGTCATGGGTGCCACCTCCGGTCAGGAGGGAGGGACCGGTCAGCCCCTCCCTCGACGACTGCTACGGCTGCTGGTTGAGCGCCGCTTCGATGATTTCCTGAAAAACGGCGAAGGGCTGGGCGCCTTCCACTTTGCGGCCGTTGATGAAGAAACCGGGCGTGCCCGTGACGCCGGCCCGCTTCCCTTCTTCGAAATCGGCCTGTACCTCGTCGGCGTAGGTGCCTTCGTCCAGGCAGGCGTTGAACGCCGCCGGATCTAATCCCAGTTCGACGGCATAGCCCTTGAACACGTCCACCGCGTTGGGGTTTTCGGCCCACTCGTCCTTGCCTACGAAGATGCGGTCGTGCATGGGCCAGTACGCTCCTTGGGCGCCGGCGCATTCCGCTGCCTCGGCGGCGGCACGGGCCTGGGCGTGGAGGCTGTCGATGGGGAAATCTTTATAGACGAAGCGAACCTTGCCCGTCTCCACGTATTGGGCATCGATCAGTGGTTTCGTCTCCTGGAAAAAGCGCTGGCAGAAGGGACACTGGTAGTCGCTGAACTCCACCAGGGTCACCGGCGCATTGGGGTCCCCCTGGACGGCGAACTCCTCGGGCTCGAACTCTGTATCGGGTGGCACAGGGGTGGGGGCCAGCGCGTAGCCGGGGGGAAGCTCCTTCCCGGTGGCTTCGGCTTTGAACGCCTGGATCAGCCCGGTGAAGGTCTCTGCCGGCATAAAGCCGGGGATCAGGCGGCCGTTGAGGATAAAACTGGGCGTGCCCCGGAAACCGAGCTGCTGGGTCTCCTGGTAATCGGCGCTGATGGCCTGGTTGGCTTCATCCGAATCCATGCAGGTGGCCAGGGCTTCGGCGTCATAGCCCAGACCGGCGGCTGCGTCCAGGATCCGCTCCCGGAGCTGGCCCTGACTTTTCCAGGCCGACTGGTTGTCGAAG
This sequence is a window from Litorilinea aerophila. Protein-coding genes within it:
- a CDS encoding cytochrome c biogenesis CcdA family protein; amino-acid sequence: MEGLPQIGLLLAFGAGVLSFFSPCVAPLVPGYLSFISGVSTGGRTPSPTVERPQALMQTAVTSLVFVLGFTLVFVTLGAGAALFGGLLEAYRQPLNRLTGAVMVAMGLILADVLRLPGLAREWRFQPNLQAWGPSAPLLLGMAFAFGWVPCIGPILAGILLYASSAATVGTGIWLLLAYSLGLGVPFVISGVAAGWILGTARRLRRIWPWITRLSGGLLVGMGLLFLSGRFFYVNIFIQRLTYRLFY
- a CDS encoding TlpA family protein disulfide reductase, producing MTQKLHDSQPLSGPRHDGTGAPPAARRALTWAPVFLALFALLALLGWGLFRQAGGVSPFGTNEGPLQVETLQKVAADFGGPLYTPFRGQSQIQLSDLRGEVVVVNFWASWCLPCREEAPILEQTWRRYQNRGVVFLGVNIWDSEQDARAYLAEFDITFPNLIDERGRIAVEYGLTGVPETYFVTPDGLLSRRVIGAINRTTLEQSIEAALAAGGAGE
- a CDS encoding DsbA family protein; translated protein: MNPPTHKSIFIALLLLAVAAGLAACTGIDDPVARQETIAAAVEATLTAVAAPVQDAAPGAGAATPTPAQSQQVIQLPAPLPNWQRYTNKPATSKGAPDAPVVLVEYSDFQCPWCGRFEAEVMPELVPLIEAGDLRFVYKHFPVLGPDSVTAALASECAAWQGDFWSLHDWLFDNQSAWKSQGQLRERILDAAAGLGYDAEALATCMDSDEANQAISADYQETQQLGFRGTPSFILNGRLIPGFMPAETFTGLIQAFKAEATGKELPPGYALAPTPVPPDTEFEPEEFAVQGDPNAPVTLVEFSDYQCPFCQRFFQETKPLIDAQYVETGKVRFVYKDFPIDSLHAQARAAAEAAECAGAQGAYWPMHDRIFVGKDEWAENPNAVDVFKGYAVELGLDPAAFNACLDEGTYADEVQADFEEGKRAGVTGTPGFFINGRKVEGAQPFAVFQEIIEAALNQQP